CTGATCCCCCAGGCCAGGGAAAAGGGGATTGGCTTGGGTCTGCATCAGCTGGAGGCCATCCCCCAACGGGTCGTGGGTGATTCCCAGCGGTTGCGGCAGATTTTGTTCAATCTGGTGGGCAATGCCATCAAGTTCAGCGAGCAGGGGGAGGTGACGGTCAAAATAGTCCCAAGCGGTCAGGGGCGACTGCTTTTTGCGGTGAAGGATGCCGGCATCGGTATTCCCAAGGAAAAGCTGTCATCCATTTTTGATCCCTTTACCCAAGCGGACTATTCCACCACCCGCCGCTACGGTGGTACAGGGCTGGGGCTGGCCATCTGCTGGAAACTGATCCAGCGGATGGGGGGGTGGATCCGGGTGGAGAGTATGGTCGGGGAGGGCAGTGAATTTTCCTTTGAAGTCCCCCTGCCGGAAGTTTCCAGGGAAGAGGTGAATGACTCGCTGGCGCCTCAAGAGCAGCAGGTGGAGCAGAAGGCGCTGCCGACCGCTTCCGTCAGGCGGGGAGAGGCGACCATCCTGCTGGTGGATGATGCCGAGGAAAATCGCCTGCTGGTGGCAGCCTATCTGAAAAAGAGTGCATATCAATTGAAAGAGGTGGCCGATGGGGTGGAGGCTGTTGAGGCGTTTCAGAGTGGGATTTTCGATTTGGTATTGATGGATATTCAGATGCCCCGGATGGATGGTTATGAAGCCACTCGTGCCATCCGCCAGTGGGAGCAGGCGCAGGGTCAACCCCCCACCCCCATCATCGCCTTGACCGCCCATGCCATGAAAAATGACGCCGATGAAGCCTTGCGCTCCGGGTGTGATCTGCACCTGACCAAACCGATCCGCAAGGCCCGCTTGCTGGAGGTGATCTCCCAGTTTATCGGTAGCTCTTCAAGCCCCACCACCTAGCCGATTTATCCGGTGGCGATGGCGGCTTCCTTCATTCAAAACCGAAAAATCTGCTACCAAGAACACAGAGGTCACAGAGGAAAAGCATGAAAAACAGCTGAATATTCCGATCACTATAGCAGTTCTATCTCAAAATTGGACACTCTTCCCTGACTCGTCATCCCCGCGAAGGCGGGGATCCAGGGAGCTGATGATTGCCCTCAAGGAAAAACCAAATTTTCAAGAAAGGCCGGTATTTTGCTGAAAGTGATGCAAGATTTGGAAAGGTTTGCGCCAGACTCCCTGGATTCCCGTATTCGCGAGAATGACGGCAAAAATGCAACGGCATATGTCCAATTCTTAATTTGAATGGCTATACCAGGCACGAGTTTGGCTCGATTTTGGTTTTCTCTGTGTTCTCTGTGTCTTCTGTGGCTAAATGTTTTTTTTATTCGACTCACCTGTTGAACCGGAATGGGTATGACACTCTATTCCCATAGATAGCCCAGCGCCTTCAGGTCAAGTCCGGTCAACTGCTCCGTCCTCCGATTGCTCTCGCCAAATAATCGATGCAGCTCCCCCAGCTCCCCATCATCCAATTGCCACGGCTTCCGGGTGGCAGGGGGCATGACTCCGACCAGTTTTTGCAGCGGTCCCTGCTTGAATCGATGCAGCCTTCTGCCAAAGTTTCGGTTGCGTCCAGATAGTTTGAAGAGTTGAAAGAGGGGGCGGTTCAACATGCGACAGAGATCGATATAGCCCCTGCTTTTGTCTGATGGGTTGACCCGCTCCCCCTCTTCAGGAAAAGGGGCGGAGATGCCCATGAACGCCTGCATCCGATTCAAAAACCGCTCCCGATCCCCCGATAACCATTCGTAAGGCAGCACCAAAAGGTTTTCCCCGCCAAACAGATCGCCATAGCTGCGAATCAATCGATCATAACCATAATAGTCCCCCATCTTTTCCCGATGGGTAGCGATGAATTGTGCCAGAGGTTCGCTGTTGAAGCCTTTGTTGATGGTGCGAAAGGCGTAGGTGGAAAGAATGATCGAGCGCTGCTCCCGGATGATCAAAAGAACCTTGGCCGAGGGATAGATGTGCTGGAGTCGCCGGGCGATCTGCTGTGGATCGTAGGGATAGATCTGCTGCACATTGGGGGGGGAGCCGGAGAGGAGTTCATTGGTAAAAAGAGTGGTGCCCCGGGGGCCGGGGGTGAGGTGTTGAAACCGCTGCCGAAAAAAATCCACATCCAGGGATTCCGCTACCAGCAGTTCCAGATCCTTTTCATTGAAGTGATGATCATCCACCGGCCAGCTGGGAAAACAGGCTCTCTGTAAAAAGGTGGAGGCGGCTTTGGCCATGCCGATATGGATGAAAATGGGGGGCTGGCTCATGGGGTAGTTCTTTCGATTCGGCGGGCGGCCTCTTGAAAGGTGATGGCTTGGAGGTTGTGGCCAAAATGATGCTGAATTTTTTGATGAAAATGTTTAAGCGCGGTGAGATGCCTGGAAGTGACGCCCTTGGGATGGCTGTTGAGGGAGAGATAAATATCCTCCCGAGCCGGGTCAAATGGTTCCAGATAGCCTGTGAGACAGCGGAGCATGGCGTTGGCATCGGTGGAGAGTTCCAGATGGAGATGGCGACGCTTTAAGAGGGCATGCCAGCGCCACCAGGCCTGTTTCAGTCGACCCACCCGGGGGGCTTGGGGAGGCGCGTTGCAGGGCACTCCCCGGGGAGGGGGGCCGGAGGCGCCGGTCAGAAGGATACGAGCGGCCTGTTGGATCGCTTCGGATCGGTTGATGCTTCCTGCTTCGCCATCGGGCATGTGATAGCTGGGGATGGGAATTTCAAAGAGCCCTTTTCCCTTGGGGGCTGGCTTGGAGAGGCCGGATTGTTCTGAGAGCCAATAGTTGGCTTGATTTGGAACCTGGCTGAAATCCACCTGCTGATAAGGGTTTTGGATGGTGCGTCCCGGGATGATGCTGGAGTCGATGCGAAAGCCGCTCTCCTGGAGCGCTTTCAAGAGGATATTTTCCCGGGGTTGCAAGCCATATCCCCCTGCCCGGAAAGCGATACAGCGATAATCGGCTGACAGGGGAGAGAGCAGTTGGGTGAAATATTCCACTGAGCGATCCAAGAGCCCCTTGATTTTGAGTTCACACAGCTCAGGATCGGGGTCGAGATGTCCCAGCAGATAGCTTTTGGGGTCGAAGCGGTAGCTGTGACCTGCGCGTTCGGTTTCAAGCCAGTGGGGGTGGAGGTGGGCTTGGACGTCGTGGCCTTGGGTGATGGCTTGGCGAAGTTGGTTTTCAGCAGCTTCGACAAAATGATCCGCTCCCCATTGTCGATGGCGCCAGAGAGAGGCGTTATCCACAAAGAGGGTGAGGGGGATTTGCAGGGTTTTGCAGGTCTGCAGGAGCCTGTCGGTCGGAGGGATCAGCACCTCGGTTTCCGGGAGATGGTTGCCTCCCAGATAAAGCTCGTAGTCTGCGGAGTAGAGCAGGTGGATCATGGAATCCTTCAGTGGCGAGGCTGCCGTTGGATCTTGTGGGACCGATTGTCTATATTACACCAGGATGCCACTGAAAAAGGATGGTGGTTCTTGCTGATTTTTTTTCTGACTTTCTGGCTGTTTGGGCGGATTGGACTGTTTTTCGGATATGGACATCAAACAAAAAGGGATCTACCGGCAAACCCGAGGCGGGGTGGGGGAGGGGCGCAGGATGGTGGCTCTGGCCCAGGCGCTGGTGGTGCGGGGGTTCAAGGGGCAGTATCGACGTTCGTTGATGGGGCCCGCCTGGGCGTTTTTGCAGCCTTTGGTCTATATGGTGGTGTTTACTTTTTTGCGGGGGGTGCTGGATATCCCCAGCAACGGCATCCCCTACGCCATCTTTACCTTCAGTGCTTTGGTTCCCTGGACCTTTTTTTCCAATGCCGTCTCCCGCTGTGCCCCCAGTATTTCTGCCAATGGGGGAATTCTTAAAAAAATATCCGTCGCTCGGGAGATCTTTCCCATCTCAGCGGTGGTCACTTCTCTGCTCGATTTTTTGATCGCCTCGGTCATCCTGGTAGGCATGATGGTCTACTATGAGGTGCCGGTGGGTTGGACCCTGCTGTGGATTCCCCTCCTGGTTGTTTTAACGGCGCTTTTTGCTTTGGGGATTGGCCTTGCCGCAGCCGCCGTGGGCACCTTCAAGCACGACGTTATTTTTGGTATTCCGTTTTTGATGCAGTTTTGGATGCTGGCCACCCCCATCATGTATCCGGCGAGCCAGGTGCCGGAGCGGTGGCAGGGGATTTTTGCTCTCAATCCCATGGTGGGTTTGATTGAGGGGTTTCGCAATATTTTGACGTTGGGTCAGGGGCCTGATTTGGCGCTGCTCGGTACCTCTGTTTTGGGGATAGCCGTGGTGTGGTTGATTGCCTGGCCGCTGTTTCGGTCGGTCTCCCAATATTTTTCGGATGTGTTGTGATGGACAACCAAGCGGTCATTCGGGTGGAGGGGCTTTGGAAACGCTATGGCTTGCCGTTGATGCCTTTTTTGCGTCGGGGTGTGCGGCAGGCTCGGAGCTTGGTCGGGATGGAGCCGGGGCAGGAGAAGGAGCTGCCTTGGGCGTTGCAGGATATCTCCTTTGAGGTGCGTCCCGGGGAGACTCTGGGGTTGATTGGTCGCAATGGTTCGGGAAAATCGACCTTGCTCAAGGTTTTAGCCGGCGTGACCCCCCCCACCAGTGGCACGGTGATGGTGGATGGGGGAATGTTCCCGATGATCGAGCTGAACGCCGGGGTGCATATGGAGCTGACCGGCCGGGAAAACATTCGTTTGTTGGCGACGGTGATTGGGCTTAGCCGGGAGCAGATCCAAAAAAATCTACCGGAGATTGAGGCCTTTTGTGAGCTGGGGGAGTGGTTGGACCGCCCGGTGCGGATGTATTCCAGCGGCATGATGGTGCGTTTGGGGTTTGCGGTGGGGGTGCATATTAATGCCGATATCCTGCTGATGGACGAAGTGCTGGCTGTGGGGGATATGGGGTTTCAAAATAAATGCCTGGAGCATCTGGAGGCGTTGCGGGGCCGGGGTAAATGTACGCTGTTTGTTTCCCACAACATGCAGCGGATTCGCCGGATGTGTGATCGGGTGTTGGTGTTGGAGAAGGGGCGTCCGGTATTTATGGGACCGCCGGAAGATGCGATTGCGGCCTATGCCAAGACCGTCGGCTCGGGGACGTTGGGCAATATTTTAAACCGGGCATCGTTTGATTTTATCGGCACCACCCTGGAAGAGATTGGGATGCGGGTGGATGGGGTAGTGACGGAGGTGATGACCCCGGGTTCGGTGGTGGAGATTGCCTTTACGTTGGCGGTTGAGGCGGATGTGGGGGAAGCGACGGTCAATATTGCCCTTGAGAGTCCGGATGCGGTATCGGTGGTTTGGGAGACCCTGGATTTGGATCTGCAAGCGGGTAGGAACTGTTTTGAGGTGAGATGGCAAAATATGCGGGTGCGGGCTGGGGAGTATGTGGTGCGGGTAGGGGTAGGTGTCGGCGGTGCCCAAAGAAAGGGCTTTCGGATCTCCAAAGCGATGCGGGTGATGATGGAAGGCAATACGCTGTATCAGGGAATCTACAAACCGGAATCCGAATTTGTATTGAAAAAGAGGTTTTGACTTGAACTATTAAAAAAAAAGCGGGGGGTTTGGGGGGATTCCTCCCCCCAAGGTTTTTCTTTTGATCTTGACCTTGATCTTGACCTTGACCTTGATCTTGACCTTGGAGTTGTCGTTGAGTTGATCTTGACCTTGGAGTTGTCCCAGAGTTGAAAATTCTAGCCACTCTAAAACCGGAACGCTATGAGGTTGGCTATCACGCCTACGGTGTGCTGGCTGAAATCGATTGGTTCCAACGGCGCGTCATTCGCACCCTCAAGATCCCCTGCGCTTCCTTCCGGGATGATCAAGCCTTCATGGGACCCTTGATCGGTGGCGTCTGCCAGGTCGGCAACCGGATCTATGTGGCTTTCTGGAACTTTATCATCGAGGTGGACTACGACCGCTTTGAGATCATCAACACCATTTCAACCCCCCAGATGGCTGATTTGCATGGGATGACCACGGATGGCAAACATTTGTGGGTGGCCTCTACTGCGGTGGAGTCGGTCCTCTGTCTCGATATCCAATCCGGCAAGCCCCTGTGGCGCTGGGGGCCGGACGATCCGCTTTTATCCCAGGATCCGCCACCGTTGATGGATCGTTTGAGGGATCGGATGAAGCGGGGTGGAGGGTTGAAGGTTCCGGATCTGGATAAGGGTGAATATCGTTATGTACACAAAAGCCGCTCCCCCTTTTATCGCCACCATCTGAATGAGGTCACCTGGCACAAGGGCTCTTTGTATGTCGGCACCAAGGGTTGGTTTGGCGAGCCGTATAGCGCGATTATTCACTTGAACCCAAAGACCAGGGCCGCTTCGTTCATGGTGGAGCCGGGTGGGTTTATGGGGGCTCATGACGGGGTTTTTCATGAGGGGCGTTTTGTGGTGACGGAATCGTCCAAAAATGGGGTGGCCTGGCGCAATCCCAACGCTGAGATCATCCGCCAGGAGCTCCACCCGGCCCGTTTTTTTGTGAGGGGCTTGTGCTTTACCGGCAACTCTTTTTTGGTCGGCTTTACTCGCGTGCGCAAATCCAAAGGCCCGTCGTGGATTATCGAGTGCGACCCCAGATTCAACCGTGAATTCCGCCGCATGGAGCTAAAAGGCTTCTACCCCCCCCACCAAGGCACCGCCATCCACGCCCTGGAGATGGTCCGGAGCTGATTATTCACCTCCCCCCCAACTCTTCGTTCACCGCAATATTTGCCCCGAATCCGCTTCAGAAATGCGGCGAATGGTGCTATATTTTCCGCAAATCATGCGGAGAATACTCGTGTATATTTGGCAGGAAGAAAATTGGCCCCATTTTCGTTGGGATGCAGCGACCTTGCTGACCCCTCTGGCTGAGGCACGTTACAAGCAGGGGAAATTGCTGGGGCGGATGCATCAGCTGGGGTTTGTCCTTCAGCGGGATGCGGAGTGGTGGGCGACGGTGGAAGAGGTGGTGCAGACCTCTGAAATCGAGGGAGAAAAACTGGATATCGCTGAGGTGCGCTCTTCTGTAGCCCGTCATCTTGGCTTGCCCCAGGCGGCTCTATCCCCCCCTGACCGCCAGGTGGAGGGAGTTGTGGAGATGATGTTGGATGCCATGCATCGCCATGGGCAGCCGCTGAGTGTTGAGCGGTTGTTTGGTTGGCAGGCGGCGCTGTTTCCGACTGGCTATTCCGGCTTGGGAAAGATCACTGTCGGCGCTTGGCGAGATGATCAGGACGGCCCCATGCAGGTGGTTTCCGGCCCGGTGGGGAGGCAGAGGGTTCACTATCAGGCCCCACCCGCCCAAGTCATAGCTGCTGAGATGGCTGAATTTTTAACCTGGTTCAACCATTCCCCCCCCCTGGATGGCCTTCTGCGCAGTGGTATCGCCCACCTGTGGTTTGTCACCCTGCATCCATTTGAAGATGGCAATGGTCGCCTGGCCCGGGCGATGGCCGATCTGGCGTTGGCGCAGATGGAGGGAACCGGTCAACGTTTTTATAGCGTTTCAGCCCAGATTCAGCGGGATCGAAAGCGCTATTATGAGGTGCTGGAGCAGACGCAAAAGGGGGGCGTTGAGATCACGGATTGGTTGATGTGGTTTATAGCCACTTTCAATCAGGCGATGGATGCCGCCTTGGATCAAAGCCGTTCGGTGCTGCGTAAGGCTGCGTTTTGGCAGCAATTTCAGAACGAGCCTCTGACAGCAAGACAGAAGGCGATCCTCAACCGCTTTATGGACGGCTTCGAAGGCAAACTCACCGCCAAAAAATGGGCCGCCCTAGGCAAATGCTCGGTAGACACCGCCAACCGCGACATCCATGACCTGCTGAATCGAGGGCTTCTCCTGCGCAACCCGGGCGGCAGCAAACGCACCAGCTACAGCGTGCCGGGGTTCGAGGTGGATGAGGAATCGTAAGCTGGTCACAGCTGTCATCATGCACAGGGGCGGGATCAGATCCTGGCAAATCAGTGCTTGCTCATCGATGTCTTGCATTTTAAAATGACAGAGAGAGTGGATTTATGTTGAATTTTAAGATTATTTATGCTGAATTTGTCTAATCAGATTCGTCGGATTCCAGCAGAAATGGATAGGGTGGCCCCACATTTGGTTGCCCTTTGATCGTTGCAAGCTGGTAGCATGGTGTTGAATTGGGTAGGTTTGATGAACCATCACATAACCGGAATTGGGAGAGCGGCGATGCCCTCTGCGGCAAGCAAAGTGATTGAACAGGCATTGGCCCTGCCAGAAAGAGAGCGTTCTTTGATGGCTCGTGATTTGATTTTGAGCCTGGAAGAAGGGGAGGATGATCCGCAAACGGAAGCCGCTTGGCAAACAGAGATCGCCCAGCGGTTGGAGGATATCCGAGGTGGAAGGGTGACCTGCTTGGCTTGGGATACCGTTCGAAACCGGATAACAGAGCGTATCGTTGACAAGGCTTGAGATCCATCCAGAGGCTGCCACGGAATTAGAATCATCAGTTCTCTGGTATGAACAACGGCATAAAGGCTTGGGTGGACTACTTTTAGCCGAGGTTGAACGTGGGCTTGAACAGGTGGTTTCTACCCCTGAAAGATGGCCTGCCTTTTCTAAGGCTGCCCGGCGTTATGTGTTGCGGCGCTTTCCTTTCGCCATTGTCTACTTTTATGAGCGAGGAAAGGTGCATGTACTCGCTATCATGCATCTAAGCCGTCGACCAGATTATTGGCGTAACCGTGTTGTGAAGTAAACTCGATAGAGATGGTTTTTTGTTGGATGGCATAAGGCAAGTAAATAAGGTGTCTCCCGATTCGTCCATAAGGGAAATAGGTAAGGTGTCCCCCGATTCTTGCCCCAAGGTGTCCCCCGATTCTTGCCCCAAGGTGTCCCCCGATTCTTGCCCCGATTCTTGGAGGATAGGGTCATAGATGTCTTGCGATTCTCGGTGGTACGTAATTGTGTTATGGTTTTTGTTAACAAATATTTTCACTCTATTCCGCTTTGGTATATTATGATAAGTTTTGTTTCTCATGAATGTTATAGGGGGATTTAGTATGGTTGAACTGAGTGATACATTCCGTGATCCAAGTTCTCGTGTAGCAAAAACAGTCGTTGCTATCGATTTGACAGGCTCAACAAAAATGAAGGAGGAGCAGCCGGAGGCCGCATGGCTAACTACATACGGATGGTTTTTTGACCTTCTTGGTAAGACGATTAATGGATACAAGGGAGAGATTATTAAGTACCTTGGGGATGGGCTGATGGCTGTTTTTGATGAAGACGATGCTGCTAAGGCTATCAATTGGTCTATCGTAGTTCAAGAAGAGATGGCTTCTGCCCGGGCAAAGAATCTTATACGCTGTAGTTGCTCAATCGGAATTGGTTATGGAGAGGTGGTTGAGTTCTCGTTGCCAACCGGTAGTCATGATTATATAGGTGCAGTTGTAGATAGGGCCTTCCGACTCTGTGATGCCGCCAATGCGAACGCAATTTTTGTGGATACTGATACCGTTGCTGCAGCATCAATGACAAAGATTTTATCTGTAGCTGGGAATAGTGTTGCTCCTCGACGAAGTCCTAAGGAATATAGAGGCCCAGAAGAATTGATCCGTCTGGATGGTTTTACAAGGTCTGTAAGTTACCATGAGATTCTTTGGCAGAATGCTCGCTTTAGTGTTAAGCCAAAGTTTGCAACAGAACTATCGGAAAAAGGTGGGGTACGCACTGGTTCTGATATCCTGACAATGGAATATGCACTAGAGCAAAAAGAGCAAAAAGAGCAAAAAGAGCAAAAAGAGCAAAAAGAGCAAAAAGAGCAAAAAGAGCAAAAAGAGCAAAAAGAGCANNNNNNNNNNNNNNNNNNNNNNNNNNNNNNNNNNNNNNNNNNNNNNNNNNNNNNNNNNNNNNNNNNNNNNNNNNNNNNNNNNNNNNNNNNNNNNNNNNNAAAAAGCAGAATGGTTTCATGGGGTGGTTGATGTTTGGCGTCAAGATAGAAAGTTTGGCTTTATAAAGTCTAGTCAAGAAAGTTTTTACTTTAACAGTCAGTATCTTTTTTGCGATGAGATGGAGATTGAAGAGGGAAGGAAAGTGACTTTTATTGCTTTGCCTCCTCTGGCGAACTCTAAAAGCAGGCGTGCATCACGTATTTTCGTGCACGGCTGTAAAATTCGGGGCAAGATTACACATGTTCCCATAAATAAAGGATATGCT
The sequence above is drawn from the Magnetococcales bacterium genome and encodes:
- a CDS encoding adenylate/guanylate cyclase domain-containing protein; amino-acid sequence: MVELSDTFRDPSSRVAKTVVAIDLTGSTKMKEEQPEAAWLTTYGWFFDLLGKTINGYKGEIIKYLGDGLMAVFDEDDAAKAINWSIVVQEEMASARAKNLIRCSCSIGIGYGEVVEFSLPTGSHDYIGAVVDRAFRLCDAANANAIFVDTDTVAAASMTKILSVAGNSVAPRRSPKEYRGPEELIRLDGFTRSVSYHEILWQNARFSVKPKFATELSEKGGVRTGSDILTMEYALEQKEQKEQKEQKEQKEQKEQKEQKEQKE
- a CDS encoding Fic family protein, giving the protein MRRILVYIWQEENWPHFRWDAATLLTPLAEARYKQGKLLGRMHQLGFVLQRDAEWWATVEEVVQTSEIEGEKLDIAEVRSSVARHLGLPQAALSPPDRQVEGVVEMMLDAMHRHGQPLSVERLFGWQAALFPTGYSGLGKITVGAWRDDQDGPMQVVSGPVGRQRVHYQAPPAQVIAAEMAEFLTWFNHSPPLDGLLRSGIAHLWFVTLHPFEDGNGRLARAMADLALAQMEGTGQRFYSVSAQIQRDRKRYYEVLEQTQKGGVEITDWLMWFIATFNQAMDAALDQSRSVLRKAAFWQQFQNEPLTARQKAILNRFMDGFEGKLTAKKWAALGKCSVDTANRDIHDLLNRGLLLRNPGGSKRTSYSVPGFEVDEES
- a CDS encoding sulfotransferase, which produces MSQPPIFIHIGMAKAASTFLQRACFPSWPVDDHHFNEKDLELLVAESLDVDFFRQRFQHLTPGPRGTTLFTNELLSGSPPNVQQIYPYDPQQIARRLQHIYPSAKVLLIIREQRSIILSTYAFRTINKGFNSEPLAQFIATHREKMGDYYGYDRLIRSYGDLFGGENLLVLPYEWLSGDRERFLNRMQAFMGISAPFPEEGERVNPSDKSRGYIDLCRMLNRPLFQLFKLSGRNRNFGRRLHRFKQGPLQKLVGVMPPATRKPWQLDDGELGELHRLFGESNRRTEQLTGLDLKALGYLWE
- a CDS encoding ABC transporter ATP-binding protein, whose translation is MDNQAVIRVEGLWKRYGLPLMPFLRRGVRQARSLVGMEPGQEKELPWALQDISFEVRPGETLGLIGRNGSGKSTLLKVLAGVTPPTSGTVMVDGGMFPMIELNAGVHMELTGRENIRLLATVIGLSREQIQKNLPEIEAFCELGEWLDRPVRMYSSGMMVRLGFAVGVHINADILLMDEVLAVGDMGFQNKCLEHLEALRGRGKCTLFVSHNMQRIRRMCDRVLVLEKGRPVFMGPPEDAIAAYAKTVGSGTLGNILNRASFDFIGTTLEEIGMRVDGVVTEVMTPGSVVEIAFTLAVEADVGEATVNIALESPDAVSVVWETLDLDLQAGRNCFEVRWQNMRVRAGEYVVRVGVGVGGAQRKGFRISKAMRVMMEGNTLYQGIYKPESEFVLKKRF
- a CDS encoding ABC transporter permease, with protein sequence MDIKQKGIYRQTRGGVGEGRRMVALAQALVVRGFKGQYRRSLMGPAWAFLQPLVYMVVFTFLRGVLDIPSNGIPYAIFTFSALVPWTFFSNAVSRCAPSISANGGILKKISVAREIFPISAVVTSLLDFLIASVILVGMMVYYEVPVGWTLLWIPLLVVLTALFALGIGLAAAAVGTFKHDVIFGIPFLMQFWMLATPIMYPASQVPERWQGIFALNPMVGLIEGFRNILTLGQGPDLALLGTSVLGIAVVWLIAWPLFRSVSQYFSDVL
- a CDS encoding addiction module protein, whose product is MPSAASKVIEQALALPERERSLMARDLILSLEEGEDDPQTEAAWQTEIAQRLEDIRGGRVTCLAWDTVRNRITERIVDKA